In a single window of the Methanobrevibacter olleyae genome:
- a CDS encoding DUF128 domain-containing protein: protein MSESEHRMIEILRILNNQEKAIGSKVIADELKTKGYNLGERAVRYHMQILDEKGYTEKKGYSGRVITELGKSKLEKGLIYDQVDFTFSKFEERIYLTDFDYNKKEGNVIVNTSNILDNKAFDIIKEVFASGFCVSPLINMQKTEINGKKGYLMKTICGTTIDGVFLKNGIPSIPQYGGLVEIEDYHPTKFSELISYKKTSITPLDAFIAKDMTSVLDVVEEGTGTIPANFRIIPGNSIDKVKQIIQKLEKLGISGVLEIGNISENILGIPVPEGMVGISIIGGITPFCAAQEMDCNVDIKTGEEFIDYNKLKELESSKYKIKPAKKIDYKKTPFILTKSLNRINQVDYDFETNKGNIIANISYLNKSELDDAINIMKKAYKSLPKYINPHFSIMNHPTDKAKVGIATICSLSIDGILIKNGIMSTPQYGGLLELSKPPLFVEMISYNGSSIDPHKIFIFKNLTSMTKRKNPKKILASIKEVPYIARSHCEEILNKISENGFTIFKVGKPRELVYNAKVDNYNFGIVAGSGLNSIAAIKEKGITIEVKAAETILAIEDMGLIYEQ from the coding sequence ATGTCAGAATCTGAACATAGAATGATAGAAATTCTAAGAATTCTTAATAATCAGGAAAAAGCAATAGGTTCAAAAGTAATAGCTGACGAACTTAAAACTAAAGGATATAATCTAGGTGAAAGAGCAGTACGTTATCATATGCAAATTCTTGATGAAAAAGGATACACTGAGAAAAAAGGATATTCTGGTAGAGTGATAACTGAACTTGGAAAAAGTAAATTGGAAAAAGGTTTAATCTACGATCAAGTAGATTTCACATTTTCAAAATTTGAAGAGAGAATATACTTAACTGATTTTGATTATAATAAAAAAGAAGGAAATGTCATTGTAAACACTTCAAATATCCTAGATAATAAAGCTTTTGATATAATTAAAGAAGTATTTGCCTCAGGATTTTGTGTTAGTCCCTTAATCAATATGCAGAAAACTGAAATCAATGGAAAAAAAGGATATCTCATGAAGACTATCTGCGGTACTACAATAGATGGAGTCTTTTTAAAAAATGGAATACCTTCAATTCCCCAATATGGAGGACTTGTTGAGATAGAAGACTATCATCCCACTAAATTTTCAGAATTAATTTCATATAAGAAAACTTCAATTACACCTTTAGATGCATTTATAGCAAAAGATATGACTTCAGTTTTAGATGTTGTAGAAGAAGGAACAGGAACAATTCCTGCAAACTTTAGGATTATTCCTGGAAATAGTATTGATAAAGTAAAGCAAATCATCCAAAAACTTGAAAAGCTAGGAATCAGTGGTGTTTTAGAAATTGGCAATATCAGTGAAAATATTTTAGGAATTCCAGTACCTGAAGGTATGGTTGGAATATCTATTATTGGAGGAATTACTCCATTTTGTGCAGCTCAAGAAATGGATTGCAATGTTGATATAAAAACTGGAGAGGAATTTATTGATTATAACAAGTTAAAAGAACTTGAATCTTCAAAATATAAAATAAAGCCTGCAAAAAAAATAGATTATAAGAAAACACCATTCATACTTACTAAATCATTAAATAGAATAAATCAAGTAGATTACGATTTTGAAACTAATAAAGGGAACATTATAGCGAATATCTCTTACTTAAATAAAAGTGAATTAGATGATGCTATTAATATTATGAAAAAAGCTTATAAAAGCCTTCCAAAATACATAAACCCTCATTTTAGTATTATGAATCATCCTACTGATAAGGCAAAAGTAGGAATAGCTACTATTTGTAGTTTATCTATTGACGGTATTTTAATTAAAAATGGTATTATGAGTACTCCCCAATATGGAGGATTATTAGAACTTAGTAAACCACCATTATTTGTAGAAATGATATCCTACAACGGTTCTTCAATAGATCCTCATAAAATATTTATTTTCAAAAATCTTACTTCCATGACAAAAAGGAAAAACCCTAAAAAGATATTGGCCTCAATTAAAGAAGTTCCATACATTGCAAGATCACACTGTGAAGAAATATTAAATAAGATAAGCGAAAATGGATTTACTATATTTAAAGTAGGTAAGCCAAGAGAATTAGTCTACAATGCAAAGGTAGATAATTATAACTTTGGTATAGTTGCTGGAAGTGGGTTAAATTCAATAGCAGCTATAAAAGAAAAAGGAATAACTATTGAGGTTAAAGCAGCTGAAACCATATTAGCAATTGAAGATATGGGTTTAATTTATGAACAGTGA
- the glnA gene encoding type I glutamate--ammonia ligase produces the protein MDEKIKNVIERMKADNIKFIRLQFVDLHGIPKNVSIPCELENMVDLLNDGILFDGSSIPGFVEIDSSDLVLKPDISTYSALSWRPEESASCRFICDIYTPDGEPFAGDPRGILKKALAKIKKEGYTYNIGPEPEFFIVDTDDEGNPIPHDDAGYFDVEPTDKGTDFRREITTNLQELGFEVEASHHEVGPGQNEIAFKFDDALKTADAVITFKQAIKAIVANMAYFDGFDYKVTFMPKPFFGESGSGMHCHQSLFKDGKNIFYDENAENKLSQEALWFIGGLLKHSAALTAITNPIVNSYKRLVPGYEAPVYISYGIQNRSTLIRVPAARGKATRIEYRSPDPTCNPYLAFTAMLEAGMDGIKNKIDPGESFEINIYELSEEEREEKGIELLPSSLWEAYHTFENSEILKEALGEHIFNAFLDAKYKEWDEYRVQVFNYEHKKYLNL, from the coding sequence ATGGATGAAAAAATCAAAAATGTAATTGAAAGAATGAAAGCAGACAATATTAAGTTTATTAGGCTCCAATTTGTTGATTTACATGGAATTCCAAAGAATGTATCAATACCATGTGAATTAGAAAATATGGTAGATTTACTTAATGACGGAATTCTCTTTGATGGATCTTCGATTCCAGGATTTGTGGAAATTGACTCAAGTGACCTTGTATTAAAACCTGATATAAGCACTTATTCCGCTTTATCTTGGAGACCTGAAGAATCTGCATCTTGTAGATTTATTTGTGATATTTACACCCCTGATGGAGAACCATTCGCAGGAGATCCAAGAGGAATTCTTAAAAAAGCTTTAGCTAAAATTAAAAAAGAAGGATATACCTACAATATAGGTCCAGAACCAGAATTCTTTATTGTAGATACTGATGATGAGGGAAATCCAATTCCCCATGATGATGCAGGATACTTTGATGTAGAACCTACCGATAAAGGAACTGATTTTAGAAGAGAAATAACTACTAATTTACAAGAATTAGGTTTTGAAGTTGAAGCAAGTCACCACGAAGTAGGTCCAGGTCAAAATGAAATTGCATTTAAATTTGATGATGCATTAAAAACTGCAGATGCAGTAATTACATTTAAACAAGCAATTAAAGCAATTGTAGCAAATATGGCATATTTTGATGGATTCGACTACAAAGTAACTTTCATGCCAAAGCCATTCTTTGGAGAAAGTGGAAGTGGAATGCACTGCCACCAAAGTTTATTTAAAGATGGTAAAAATATTTTCTACGATGAAAATGCCGAAAATAAATTATCTCAAGAGGCACTGTGGTTTATTGGAGGATTATTAAAACACTCTGCAGCACTTACTGCAATTACTAACCCTATCGTAAATTCATATAAAAGATTAGTTCCCGGCTATGAAGCTCCAGTATACATTTCCTATGGTATTCAAAATAGGTCTACTTTAATAAGAGTTCCAGCTGCACGTGGAAAAGCTACTCGTATTGAATACAGAAGCCCAGACCCAACCTGTAACCCTTACCTTGCATTTACAGCAATGTTAGAAGCTGGAATGGACGGTATTAAAAATAAAATTGACCCTGGAGAATCTTTTGAAATCAATATTTATGAATTAAGTGAAGAAGAAAGAGAAGAAAAAGGTATTGAATTATTACCTTCCAGTTTATGGGAAGCATACCACACCTTTGAAAATAGTGAAATTCTTAAAGAAGCACTTGGTGAACATATATTCAATGCATTTTTAGATGCAAAATACAAAGAATGGGACGAATACAGAGTCCAAGTATTTAATTACGAACATAAAAAATATTTAAACTTATAA
- the fen gene encoding flap endonuclease-1, producing the protein MGVKFKEIVSPEEISLKDLEGRTIAIDAYNTIYQFLSGIRQRDGSPLMDQNGNVTSHLSGILYRTSAIVDKGIKPIYVFDGDSSEHKAKTIEKRRTIKEEALEKWEEAKAAGNIEEARKFAIRTSRMSPYIIESSKKLLEYMGVPYVQAKGEGEAQGAYMVNQGDAWAVASQDYDCLLFGAPRIVRNLTLSGGLSNLEYLELEKVLNELNLTREELIDVALMVGTDFNEGIHGIGAKTGLKLIKNNTLEDVLVQKGITEVSVEPDELRNIFLKHEVNTDYKIKFKTVNREKLSEFMCEEHGFSENRVLNVTAKLKKLSSTQKSLEDWF; encoded by the coding sequence ATGGGAGTTAAATTTAAAGAGATAGTTTCTCCAGAAGAAATTAGTCTAAAAGATTTAGAAGGTAGAACTATTGCAATTGATGCATACAATACAATTTATCAATTCTTATCAGGTATTCGTCAAAGGGATGGAAGTCCCCTTATGGATCAAAACGGAAATGTAACTTCCCATTTAAGTGGAATCCTTTATAGAACCTCAGCAATAGTTGATAAAGGAATAAAGCCAATATATGTTTTTGATGGAGATAGTTCTGAACACAAAGCAAAAACTATTGAAAAAAGAAGAACTATTAAAGAAGAGGCATTAGAAAAATGGGAAGAAGCTAAAGCTGCAGGAAACATTGAAGAAGCTAGAAAATTTGCAATAAGAACTTCTAGAATGTCCCCCTACATCATTGAATCTTCTAAAAAACTACTTGAATATATGGGAGTTCCTTATGTACAAGCAAAAGGGGAAGGTGAAGCTCAAGGAGCTTATATGGTAAATCAGGGAGATGCCTGGGCAGTGGCTTCACAAGATTATGACTGTCTATTATTTGGAGCACCACGTATTGTTAGAAACCTTACATTAAGTGGAGGATTATCTAATTTAGAATATTTAGAACTTGAAAAAGTTTTAAATGAACTAAACTTAACAAGAGAAGAATTAATTGATGTGGCATTAATGGTAGGAACCGATTTCAACGAAGGGATTCATGGAATCGGTGCAAAAACTGGACTTAAATTAATTAAAAACAATACTTTAGAAGATGTTTTAGTTCAAAAAGGAATAACTGAAGTTTCAGTTGAACCTGATGAACTTAGAAATATTTTCCTTAAACATGAAGTAAATACTGATTATAAAATTAAATTTAAAACTGTAAACAGAGAAAAACTCTCTGAATTTATGTGTGAAGAACATGGATTTTCAGAAAATAGAGTTTTAAATGTTACAGCAAAATTAAAAAAATTAAGTTCAACTCAAAAAAGTTTAGAAGATTGGTTTTAA
- a CDS encoding aldo/keto reductase, whose product MKYRTLGKTGEKVSILGFGAMRLPHFKANDQIDIEKSDEILSYGIENGINLIDTAYSYHASNLAGKGKCEEYLGNFLYENSYRDEVLLSTKLPSWLIKSKKDMENIFKSQLKDLKTDFIDLYMLHSLNKDYWKMYRELNVFEFMDELLSSGKVKHIGFSSHTEMDWIVDILDDYDKFEFALSQLNYLDERYQSGREGVEYLSSNNLGTMIMEPLRGGRLVQNIPQDIVDLWDSAEEKRTPLEWAFQYLWNMKEVNTVLSGMNSLNQVKENIEIANKSEINSISENDLELIKEVAWEYKQRKANDCTGCQYCMPCPHGVDVAGCFREYNVAKMLNNPAGSAMHYFSLESGTRADSCLHCDDCLYHCPQMIHISEDLKKVEEFFGKKYTYF is encoded by the coding sequence ATGAAATATAGAACTTTAGGAAAAACTGGAGAGAAAGTTTCTATTTTAGGATTTGGAGCAATGAGATTACCTCATTTTAAAGCTAATGATCAAATTGATATTGAAAAATCTGATGAGATTTTAAGTTATGGGATTGAAAATGGAATAAACCTTATTGACACTGCTTATTCTTATCATGCATCTAATTTAGCTGGAAAAGGAAAATGTGAAGAATATCTTGGTAATTTTTTATATGAAAATTCTTATAGGGATGAAGTTCTTTTAAGTACAAAACTGCCTAGTTGGTTAATAAAATCAAAAAAAGATATGGAAAATATCTTCAAAAGCCAATTAAAAGATTTAAAAACTGATTTTATTGATTTATATATGTTACATAGCCTTAATAAAGATTATTGGAAAATGTATAGAGAACTTAATGTTTTTGAATTTATGGATGAACTTTTAAGCTCTGGAAAAGTAAAACATATTGGATTCTCATCACACACTGAGATGGACTGGATAGTAGATATTCTTGATGATTATGATAAGTTTGAATTTGCTCTTAGCCAATTAAACTATCTTGATGAGAGATATCAGTCTGGAAGGGAAGGAGTTGAATATTTATCTTCCAATAATTTAGGTACTATGATAATGGAACCACTTAGAGGTGGAAGATTAGTTCAAAATATACCGCAAGATATTGTAGATTTATGGGATAGTGCTGAAGAAAAGAGAACCCCTCTTGAATGGGCATTCCAATACCTTTGGAATATGAAAGAGGTTAATACAGTCTTAAGTGGAATGAATTCTCTAAATCAGGTAAAGGAAAATATAGAAATAGCCAATAAATCAGAAATAAATTCTATAAGTGAAAATGATTTAGAATTAATTAAAGAGGTAGCTTGGGAATATAAACAAAGAAAAGCTAATGATTGTACTGGATGTCAATACTGTATGCCATGTCCTCATGGAGTAGATGTTGCTGGTTGTTTTAGAGAATACAATGTTGCAAAGATGTTAAATAACCCAGCAGGAAGTGCAATGCATTATTTCTCACTTGAAAGTGGAACAAGAGCAGATAGTTGTCTCCATTGTGATGACTGTTTATACCATTGCCCTCAAATGATTCATATTTCTGAAGATTTAAAGAAAGTTGAAGAGTTCTTTGGTAAAAAATACACTTATTTCTAA
- a CDS encoding DUF2119 domain-containing protein, translating to MSYFHYINNGKGPVKLFIGGVHGDEGKDVLPLIKLLSCDDFSSGQIYIYNFDKTPYISTINKEFYQSEQGKKIISLIDYYKPDFYTELHSYNIKHFDKLISLERLDSQGIPPLIDCGQYVLCSSISPLIRLKYFTKETICQTLEFPSFRGEDLKLSDEELFKKYNYKKELSAQEYISFLRLITLSKNREDFERRVLKDYKRQASLALKYVKMIYGLNFPPY from the coding sequence ATGTCTTATTTTCACTATATAAATAATGGAAAAGGCCCTGTAAAATTGTTTATTGGAGGGGTTCATGGGGATGAAGGTAAAGATGTCCTACCTTTAATTAAACTTTTATCCTGTGATGATTTTTCCAGTGGGCAGATTTATATTTATAATTTTGATAAAACTCCTTATATTTCTACAATTAATAAAGAGTTTTACCAATCAGAACAAGGTAAGAAGATAATATCTCTAATTGATTATTATAAACCTGATTTCTATACAGAGCTCCATTCTTATAATATAAAGCACTTTGATAAATTAATTAGCTTAGAAAGACTGGATAGCCAAGGAATTCCACCACTAATCGATTGTGGCCAATATGTTTTATGTAGTTCTATTTCTCCTTTAATAAGGCTTAAATATTTCACTAAGGAAACTATATGCCAGACTTTAGAATTTCCCTCTTTTAGAGGAGAAGACTTAAAACTTAGTGATGAAGAATTATTTAAAAAATATAATTATAAAAAGGAATTATCAGCTCAAGAGTATATCTCTTTTTTAAGACTGATTACCTTAAGTAAAAATAGGGAAGATTTTGAAAGAAGAGTTTTAAAAGATTATAAAAGACAAGCAAGCCTTGCTTTAAAATATGTAAAAATGATTTATGGATTAAATTTTCCACCTTATTGA
- a CDS encoding chorismate--pyruvate lyase family protein, producing MVKTTDNDVNLRLIEKINEVEKKYNKKFSNTQKILLTTDGSITAILDVLHGKIDLKTLKQHFEEATEKSASLVNVDLGDEVNYREIIMHKDEQPLIYAVSYIPLKRLTKEIKEDLVRADIPIGRILKKYNIESRREINLIQIEKASIKLKELYNTEEDFLTRDYTIIKDGEILMWIKEFFPINYFTEI from the coding sequence ATGGTAAAAACCACCGATAATGATGTTAATCTAAGACTAATTGAAAAAATCAATGAAGTTGAAAAGAAGTATAATAAAAAATTTTCAAATACACAAAAAATTTTATTAACAACTGACGGGTCGATTACAGCAATCCTTGATGTTCTCCATGGAAAAATTGATTTAAAAACATTAAAACAACATTTTGAAGAAGCAACAGAGAAAAGCGCTTCTTTAGTTAATGTTGATCTAGGTGATGAGGTAAATTATAGAGAAATTATAATGCATAAAGATGAACAGCCTTTAATTTATGCAGTTTCTTATATACCTTTAAAAAGATTAACTAAGGAAATTAAAGAAGATTTAGTTAGAGCAGATATTCCAATTGGAAGAATCTTAAAAAAATATAATATTGAATCTAGAAGAGAAATAAATCTCATTCAGATAGAAAAAGCATCTATTAAACTTAAAGAGCTTTATAATACTGAAGAAGATTTTTTAACAAGAGATTATACCATTATTAAAGATGGTGAAATCCTAATGTGGATTAAAGAATTCTTCCCAATAAATTATTTTACTGAAATATAA
- the hacA gene encoding homoaconitase large subunit, giving the protein MNISEKILSQKIGYEVSPGEIIELDVDLAMSHDGTSPPAIKTFEKISDKVWDNEKIVIVFDHNIPANTIGSAEFQKVARNFIKAQGIKNHYTHGEGICHQVLPEKGHVEPGKIIVGADSHTCTYGAFGAFSTGMGATDLAMVYATGKTWFMVPEAFKIEVEGQLKPGITSKDLILNIIGEIGIAGASYKSTEFCGETIDNLSVESRMTMTNMAIEMGAKNGIMEPNKETIEYVCSRTGKSKSQLNIVKSDKDAIYEKEYLFNVDDMEAQIACPNDVDNVKPLSQVAGTHIDQGFIGSCTNGRLSDLAQAASILEGREVHDDVRLIIIPASKEIYQQSMDLGYIKTFLDAGAIVSNPGCGPCLGGHLGVLSKGETSISSTNRNFKGRMGDPNSSVYLSNAGVAAASAISGFIENPDNL; this is encoded by the coding sequence TTGAATATTTCAGAAAAAATATTATCTCAAAAAATAGGTTATGAAGTTAGTCCTGGTGAAATAATCGAATTAGATGTTGATTTAGCTATGTCACATGATGGAACTTCACCTCCTGCTATAAAAACCTTTGAAAAGATAAGTGATAAAGTATGGGATAATGAAAAGATAGTAATTGTTTTCGACCATAATATACCTGCAAATACAATAGGTTCTGCAGAGTTTCAGAAAGTTGCTAGAAACTTTATTAAAGCTCAAGGTATTAAAAACCATTACACCCATGGAGAAGGAATTTGTCATCAAGTACTTCCTGAAAAAGGACATGTTGAACCTGGAAAAATCATAGTTGGTGCAGATTCACATACATGTACTTATGGTGCATTTGGAGCATTTTCCACTGGAATGGGTGCTACAGATTTGGCAATGGTCTATGCCACTGGAAAAACATGGTTTATGGTTCCTGAAGCTTTTAAAATTGAAGTAGAAGGACAATTGAAACCTGGAATTACTTCAAAAGATTTAATTTTAAATATTATTGGTGAAATTGGAATAGCTGGAGCTAGCTATAAAAGTACAGAATTTTGTGGAGAAACAATAGATAATCTATCTGTAGAAAGCAGAATGACTATGACAAATATGGCAATAGAAATGGGTGCTAAAAACGGAATAATGGAACCTAATAAAGAAACTATCGAATATGTTTGCAGTAGAACTGGTAAATCAAAAAGCCAATTGAACATAGTTAAATCTGATAAAGATGCCATATATGAAAAAGAATATCTATTTAATGTAGATGACATGGAAGCTCAAATAGCTTGCCCTAATGATGTAGATAATGTTAAGCCATTATCACAAGTAGCTGGAACCCATATAGACCAAGGATTTATAGGATCTTGTACTAATGGAAGGTTATCTGACCTTGCACAAGCTGCATCTATTCTTGAAGGTAGAGAAGTTCATGATGATGTTAGATTAATCATTATCCCAGCTTCTAAAGAGATATATCAACAATCTATGGATTTAGGATATATAAAAACATTTTTAGATGCTGGAGCTATTGTATCTAATCCAGGTTGTGGTCCATGTTTAGGTGGGCACTTAGGAGTTTTATCAAAAGGAGAAACAAGTATCTCTTCTACAAATAGAAACTTTAAAGGCAGAATGGGAGATCCAAATTCATCAGTCTATTTATCTAATGCAGGAGTAGCTGCTGCATCTGCAATATCTGGATTTATTGAAAACCCAGATAATTTATAA
- the modA gene encoding molybdate ABC transporter substrate-binding protein, whose amino-acid sequence MDYKKIAIVAIILITISAICVTGLSAADSEDKKSIDVYAGAGFSKVMPDLVAKFNEKYPNIEVNVKYGGSGELFSTIETQKAGDVFMPATYKYMGEAMNNSYMKNDTVKNITENIPVIVVQKGNPHNIKKVADLANPDIKVGIGAKEGPAIGKNTEEILEKNNISNLTPTVTTTTVNQLLTYMASGQIDATIIWKDMTVWEEGKDKIDVIEIPENQNKISTVPIGILKFTKDQDSAQKFEDFIVSEDAKPIWEKWGFEITS is encoded by the coding sequence ATGGATTATAAAAAAATAGCAATAGTGGCTATCATACTCATCACAATATCTGCTATCTGTGTTACTGGATTAAGTGCAGCAGATTCTGAGGATAAAAAAAGTATTGATGTTTATGCAGGAGCAGGATTTAGTAAAGTAATGCCAGATCTTGTTGCAAAATTTAATGAAAAGTACCCGAATATTGAAGTTAATGTAAAATATGGTGGAAGTGGAGAATTATTCTCAACTATTGAAACCCAAAAAGCAGGAGATGTATTTATGCCTGCTACTTACAAATACATGGGAGAAGCAATGAACAACAGTTATATGAAAAATGATACCGTAAAAAATATCACAGAAAATATTCCAGTAATTGTAGTTCAAAAAGGAAACCCGCACAATATTAAGAAAGTTGCAGACTTAGCTAATCCAGATATCAAAGTAGGAATTGGTGCAAAAGAAGGTCCTGCAATTGGTAAAAATACTGAAGAAATCTTAGAAAAAAATAACATTAGTAATTTAACCCCAACTGTAACTACCACCACTGTAAACCAATTATTAACTTATATGGCATCTGGCCAAATTGATGCAACAATCATTTGGAAAGATATGACTGTCTGGGAAGAAGGAAAAGATAAAATTGATGTTATTGAAATTCCTGAAAATCAAAACAAAATAAGTACTGTCCCTATAGGAATTCTTAAATTTACTAAAGATCAAGATTCTGCACAAAAATTCGAAGATTTCATTGTTTCTGAAGATGCAAAACCTATTTGGGAAAAATGGGGATTCGAAATAACATCATAA
- a CDS encoding HesA/MoeB/ThiF family protein has protein sequence MPERYKGFGYWDIATRQMGIVTKSQQTRFKEAKVAVIGCGGIGGETISMLARMGIGELIIADNDEFDLSNLNRQAMSSIDCLGLFKADVTKEKIRLTNPYTKVTAINEFIDENNVEYFKDCDIILDALDNLYTRIIISRYARENDIPYIHGAIHGTQGQLTVFTKDTKSYEELFSLPSLGKELNDQTKEEISKLAKGVPPVIGPVPNIIGCLEAFEAYKLITGLGEVTYAPKILNFDLLSLESFKVLEL, from the coding sequence ATGCCAGAAAGGTATAAAGGATTTGGATATTGGGACATAGCAACTCGTCAAATGGGTATTGTAACTAAAAGTCAGCAAACACGATTTAAAGAAGCTAAAGTAGCAGTAATCGGTTGTGGAGGTATTGGTGGAGAAACAATATCAATGCTTGCACGTATGGGAATCGGAGAGTTAATCATTGCAGACAATGATGAATTTGACCTATCTAATTTAAATAGGCAAGCAATGAGTAGTATAGACTGTTTAGGCCTTTTTAAAGCAGATGTAACAAAAGAAAAAATAAGATTAACTAACCCTTATACAAAAGTTACTGCAATTAATGAATTTATTGATGAGAATAATGTAGAATATTTTAAAGATTGTGATATTATTTTAGATGCTTTAGATAATCTATATACAAGAATAATTATAAGTAGATATGCAAGAGAAAATGATATTCCATACATTCATGGAGCTATTCATGGAACTCAAGGACAATTAACCGTATTTACAAAAGACACAAAGTCTTATGAAGAGTTATTCTCACTTCCATCTCTTGGAAAAGAATTAAATGACCAGACCAAAGAAGAAATATCAAAGTTAGCTAAAGGAGTACCTCCAGTAATTGGACCAGTTCCAAACATTATAGGTTGTTTAGAAGCATTTGAAGCTTATAAATTAATCACAGGACTGGGAGAAGTGACTTATGCCCCTAAAATACTTAATTTTGATTTATTAAGCCTAGAATCATTTAAAGTTTTAGAATTGTAA
- the ahcY gene encoding adenosylhomocysteinase, with protein MSNVKDMSLANEGIRKIKWVQKHMPVLEHIKKEFEEEKPFEGITIGSCLHLEPKTVNLGLTLQAGGAEVAMTGCNPLSTHDDAAAGAAALGLKIYGWREQTDEEYYEAIDNVLSHKPDVIIDDGADMIMYLHEKRRELLGNIKGACEETTTGVHRLEAMHADGVLKFPVIAVNDAYTKYLFDNRYGTGQSSLDAIMGTTNMLIAGKNVVVCGYGWCGRGVASRAAGLGANVIVTEVDPIRALEARMDGYRVMKIREAVQIADLVITVTGNIDIIHGDDFKYMKDGCMLSNSGHFNVEINRQDLEAQSVSVEEVRESIEMFTMKDGRKIYLLADGRLVNLAAARGQGHPAEIMDMSFAVQALSAKYIVENDLSLSVEKAPDAIDYDVARLKLKAMGIEIDDLSERQKDYLSDWREGT; from the coding sequence ATGAGTAATGTTAAAGATATGTCTCTTGCTAATGAAGGGATTAGAAAGATTAAATGGGTTCAAAAACATATGCCTGTTCTTGAACATATTAAGAAAGAATTTGAAGAAGAAAAACCCTTTGAAGGAATTACCATTGGTTCATGCTTACATTTAGAGCCTAAAACAGTTAATTTAGGGCTGACTTTGCAAGCTGGTGGTGCTGAGGTAGCTATGACTGGCTGTAACCCTCTTTCAACACATGATGATGCAGCAGCAGGTGCAGCTGCTCTCGGACTAAAGATTTATGGCTGGAGGGAACAGACAGATGAAGAGTACTATGAAGCTATTGATAATGTTTTATCTCACAAACCAGATGTGATTATTGATGATGGTGCAGATATGATTATGTATCTTCATGAAAAACGCAGAGAACTTTTAGGAAATATTAAAGGGGCATGTGAAGAAACTACCACAGGTGTACATAGATTAGAGGCTATGCATGCTGATGGTGTACTTAAATTCCCGGTTATTGCTGTAAATGACGCTTATACCAAATATTTATTTGATAATAGATATGGTACTGGCCAATCTTCATTAGATGCAATTATGGGAACTACTAATATGTTAATTGCAGGTAAAAATGTAGTTGTCTGTGGTTATGGCTGGTGTGGCCGCGGAGTTGCTTCAAGAGCTGCAGGACTTGGTGCAAATGTTATTGTAACTGAAGTAGATCCAATTAGAGCACTTGAGGCAAGAATGGATGGTTACAGAGTAATGAAAATTAGAGAAGCTGTTCAAATTGCTGATCTTGTAATTACTGTAACTGGTAATATTGATATTATTCATGGAGATGACTTTAAATACATGAAAGATGGATGTATGCTATCAAACTCCGGACATTTCAATGTTGAAATCAACAGACAAGATTTAGAAGCACAATCTGTAAGTGTTGAAGAAGTAAGGGAAAGTATTGAAATGTTTACGATGAAAGATGGCAGAAAAATCTATTTGCTTGCTGATGGAAGACTTGTAAACCTTGCAGCTGCTCGTGGTCAAGGGCATCCAGCTGAAATTATGGATATGAGCTTTGCTGTTCAAGCATTATCTGCTAAATATATTGTAGAAAATGATTTAAGTTTAAGTGTTGAAAAAGCTCCAGATGCTATTGATTATGATGTAGCAAGATTAAAACTTAAAGCTATGGGTATTGAAATCGATGATTTATCTGAGCGTCAAAAAGATTACTTATCTGATTGGAGAGAAGGTACATAA